One Acinetobacter colistiniresistens DNA segment encodes these proteins:
- a CDS encoding response regulator, with protein MKHIMLVEDEVELAQLVRDYLEAAGFEVSMFHDGQDAYTQFQQRKPSLMILDLMVPRMDGLTICRKVREQSDLPIIMVTARTEEIDRVLGLNMGADDYICKPFSPKELVARVQAVLRRLERKAEPEQNDLFRIDKAQQRIWYQQKALTLTPTEFRLLELFLEHLGQVYSRAQLLDHINPDSFDVADRVIDSHIKNLRRKISEAADTGNRHEWIQAVYGVGYRFEYPDE; from the coding sequence ATGAAACATATTATGTTGGTTGAAGATGAAGTTGAACTGGCACAGTTGGTTCGTGATTACTTAGAAGCTGCTGGTTTTGAAGTCAGTATGTTTCATGATGGCCAAGACGCCTATACCCAGTTTCAACAACGTAAACCGAGTCTCATGATTCTGGACTTAATGGTGCCACGTATGGATGGCCTAACCATTTGCCGTAAAGTACGTGAGCAGTCTGACTTACCCATTATTATGGTCACGGCCCGTACTGAAGAAATTGATCGTGTTTTGGGGCTGAACATGGGGGCGGATGATTATATCTGTAAGCCTTTTAGTCCAAAAGAATTGGTTGCCCGTGTACAGGCGGTATTACGTCGGTTAGAACGTAAAGCGGAACCTGAGCAAAATGATTTATTCCGTATTGATAAAGCGCAGCAACGGATCTGGTATCAACAAAAAGCACTAACCTTGACGCCAACCGAGTTCCGCTTATTAGAGCTGTTTTTAGAACATCTTGGACAGGTCTATTCACGTGCACAGTTGCTCGATCATATCAATCCAGACAGCTTTGATGTGGCAGACCGTGTGATTGATAGCCATATTAAAAACCTGCGCCGTAAGATTTCAGAGGCAGCAGATACAGGAAATCGTCATGAATGGATTCAGGCGGTATATGGTGTCGGTTATCGTTTTGAATATCCAGATGAGTAA
- a CDS encoding L,D-transpeptidase family protein, with protein sequence MKIGLMIGCAILILLLGLAYFQYGKFIPTLGSVHQPLSAQEIQKLQQSKPVTSIEVFKSQRILQLKHQQEVIRSYPIRLGFDPIGHKQFEGDGKTPEGSYSIDWRNPQSAYYKSLHISYPNVDDISYAKQQGQSAGGNVMIHGTVPTRATSVPASASYMPRKDWTLGCIAVTNSDMDEIWLLVSDHTPIIIHP encoded by the coding sequence ATGAAAATTGGGCTGATGATTGGATGTGCGATTTTAATCCTGTTATTGGGACTGGCTTACTTCCAGTATGGCAAGTTCATTCCGACATTGGGATCGGTACATCAGCCCCTTTCAGCCCAAGAAATACAAAAGCTCCAACAGAGTAAACCCGTGACCTCAATTGAAGTGTTTAAAAGCCAGCGCATTTTACAATTGAAACATCAACAGGAAGTCATTCGCAGCTATCCAATCCGTTTAGGCTTTGATCCAATCGGACACAAACAGTTTGAAGGTGATGGTAAAACCCCTGAAGGTAGCTATTCAATTGACTGGCGCAATCCACAGAGTGCTTACTATAAATCTTTGCATATCTCTTACCCCAATGTGGATGATATAAGCTATGCCAAACAGCAGGGCCAATCTGCGGGTGGTAATGTGATGATTCACGGTACTGTGCCAACACGAGCCACATCCGTTCCTGCAAGCGCAAGCTATATGCCACGTAAAGACTGGACGCTGGGCTGTATTGCAGTGACCAACTCGGATATGGATGAAATATGGCTATTGGTCTCTGACCATACCCCTATTATTATTCACCCATGA